Sequence from the Pararhizobium gei genome:
CGATAGATGGCGATCCGTTTCGCGGCCTCATTCGAATCGACGAGATTAGTGCCCAGCGTGGTTTCGGGGTGGCAGGTGAAGACAACAACGAGGATGTCGCCGTCACCATCACCGGATCGCGGAAGCTGTCAGTCCAGCTTCGTCAATACTATACTCGCCATCTTGATCCCTACGAGAACCCGGACGCGCAAGACCTCCTTGCCCTCAAGGCGATCGAGGAGGCCCAGAAGGCCTTCAACTTGCGGCTAAGTGACGGCTTCAAGAGCCCGCTAAAGGAGATTCACAGACTTGGTTACCCGGGTGTCACGGATCCGAAACTGAACATTTCGACACGGCTGCGCCCAGTTGAGGGACTGAACCACGACGCGGCAGTTCAGTTTGTAGTGCCGATTCATGACGGCGAAGCAGCTACTGACCTATATCTCCCGGAAGATTCTAACGGATTGGGCTACCAGAACCTCATCTCCATGGTCTTCCGTCTCATGGCCTTCCGCGACAGTTGGATGCGTGTTGGCAAGGCGAAGCATAAGGCGTCCGACGACACAATCGTCCCACCGATGCATTTGGTGCTGATCGAAGAGCCCGAGGTGCATCTTCACACCCAGGTTCAGCAGGTTTTCATCCGCCAGGCGCACAAGATTTTGCGCAACCATCAGGACCTTGGCACGGGCCAGAATTTTGTGACGCAGATGGTGGTCAGTACCCACTCCAGCCACGTTGCCCACGAGTGCGAGTTTGACTCCCTTCGTTATTTTCGCCGCCTGCCGGGCGGCGAGAAGTCGATCCCAACCTCTTGTGTTGTCAACTTGGGAAACGCATTTGGCGCAGATCCGGACACAAAGCGCTTCGTGACGCGCTACCTGCGCGTCACCCACTGTGATCTGTTCTTTGCTGACGCGGCGGTTTTGATTGAGGGGCCAGCAGAACGCATTCTAGTGCCCAATTTTGTAAATTACCGTACGGAGTTTGAGAAACTCTCGGAAAGCTACATCACTTGGCTGGAGATCGGCGGTAGCCATGCCCACAAGCTGCGCAGCTTGCTCGAGAAGATCGGGCTCACCACATTGGTTATCACTGACATCGATTCCTGCAATGCAGCGGGTACCAGCGCGGCGCCTGTACGGGGAGCTGGCTGTACAACCCGCAACGCAACCCTCCGGACATGGTGGCCCATTATCAATGATCTGGATCCGTTGCTCGACAAGCCCGAACATGAAAAGGTCAAAACCTACGCAGACGAGAATTTCTCGGTGCGAGTGGCCTACCAGTCGCCCATCCAGGCCACATTTAAAGGCGAAACCGCCGAGGCCCTTTCCTATACACTTGAAGACGCGATAGTGATGGCTAACCTCCACCTGTTCGAAACGTTGCCGGGGAACGGACTCATTGCCAAGTTTCGCACCGCCATCGCTGATAGCGCCGATCTGAATGCCCTGAGCGACGCGCTAAAGACTGCCCTCGAAGGTGGCAGTAAAGCCGAGTTCGCGTTAGACCTGCTAGAAATTGAGGACCCGCGTTCGCTGACGCCGCCTGCTTATATCAAGGAGGGACTGCTCTGGTTGGCTGGCCAGCTTGAACAAAAGCAGGTGGAACTTGGTTTGGTCCAGATCGTAGAAAACGACGACGCGCCGCCGGCGGGTGAAGCCCCAGAGGAGGCCGCGGCGTGAACAACCTTGCAACAGCAACATCGAACGTCACGCTCGACGACCACGTTGAGGACGAGTTGGCAAAGTTTCTAAGCTTGGAGAAGCCCACTAGCTTCTTCCTCTTTGCTGGTGCGGGCTCAGGCAAAACGCGCTCGCTGGTGAATGCGCTGAAATATTTGGCGAAGACATATCGGGATGTTCTGCGCCTTCGCGGTAGGCAGGTCGCCGTCATCACCTACACAAATGCTGCCTGCGACGAGATCAACCGCCGGACCGAATATGATCCCCTGTTCGTAGTGCGCACTATCCACAGCTTCGCTTGGTCACAAATACAGGGATTCAATACCGATATCCGCGCTTGGCTGAAAGACAACCTACAGCGGGAGATCGCCGACCTTAAAGCAGAAGAGGCGAAGGGCCGAGCGGGCACGAAGGCATCGGCCGCGCGCCAAGCCCAGATCGACTCCAAGCAGCGCCGATTCGACCGGCTCACTGAGATCAGAACCTTCACCTACAACCCGAGTGGCGACAATCGTGAGCGTAACGCGCTGAATCACAGCGAAGTCATTAAGATTTTCTCGACCTTCCTGCTCACGAAGCCGCTTATGCAGCGTATGTTTGTCGAGAAGTTCCCGTTCCTTTTGATCGACGAGAGTCAGGACACAAGTCGCGCGCTTATCGACGCTTTGTTCGCGGTGCAGAACGCACATGCTGATCGCTTTTGCCTCGGCCTAATTGGCGACACGATGCAGCGCATCTATCCAGATGGCAAAGAGCGGATTGAAAGCGAGATTCCGAAAAGCTGGGCTACGCCGGAGAAAAAGCTTAATCACCGCTGCCCGAAGCGCATTGTGCGCCTTATCAACAAAATTCGCGGCGACGCTGACGACCACAAACAGGAGCCGCGCGACGACCAACCAGAAGGCTGGGCGCGGCTGTTCGTGTTTCCTATCGATGTAGCGGACAAACCCACCGTCGAACAGGGAGTCCGAGACTACATGATGAGGTTGACCGGCGATCGGGACTGGTCCGACGTGAGCAAGTGCAAGATTCTGACCCTTGAGCATCATATGGCAGCCCGGCGGATGGGCTTCCTGCAGATGTTTGAGGCACTGGCTTCCGTGGACGACTATCGAACCAGCTTCCTCGACGGCAGCTTCGCGCCGAGCCGGTTCTTCACGCACTATGTTCTGCCACTCGTCACAGCACAGCAGAAGGGTGACAAGTTCGCGTCGACGAAGCTGGCGCGCGAAAGCTCTCCACTACTCAGCAAAGAAATTTTGAAGGGCAACGACAGGCCGATTGCGCAGCTCCGCGCTGCCCAGGCCGCCATCGACAGTCTTATGACCCTTTGGGCTAGCGGCGAACCCACCTGTGCCGCTGTCACTGCAAACATCACCGAAACCAATCTCTTTGCGATCCCTGAAAGTCTCAAGGCTGCCTTAGCGGCTAAGCAGGCCACGGCGACAGAAACACCCGGCGACGAGGAGGCCGATCCCGTTAGCGATCAGATCGCGGCTCTTGTTGCCTTCCTCGACTGCCCGTTCTCAGAGATCGCGCCGTATGCTGCCTATGTCGCGCACCAAGCCCCATTTGACACGCATCAGGGGGTCAAGGGCTTGGAATTCGAGCGCGTGATGGTTCTCATGGACGACGGGGAAGCTCGTGGCTTTCTGTTTGGCTACGACAAGCTGCTGGGTGCCAAAGCGCCAACGGCCGCCGACATTAAAAACGTTCAAGACGGCAAGGAAACCTCCCTCGACCGAACACGACGCTTATTCTATGTGACTTGTAGTCGCGCGCGATCTAGTTTGGCTCTTGTCGCGTATTCGCCCGATCCGGTTGCAGTTCGTGCGCATGTTATCGCCAACGGATGGTTCGCTGCAGAGGAAGTTTTGTCCGAGATACCAAGCCACCCTAATGTATGATATCCTTATACAATTGGCTGAGGTTCGAACTGCAAATTTAACACGGCCCACAAGCGCACTTCCGCTTTTTTTTGCTTCGCTCTCGACAAGCGGCGAGTCTTATTCCGCTCCAATAGCTGGTTTACGGTGTCCAGATGAGTGGCATGCTCGCATGAAGGATAACCAGATATGGGTTACCACCGTACCAATTTCTGGATCGATTGAACCAATATTTGGATTGATAGCGACAGAAATCAAATGATGTGAAAAGCGCCTATGAGCATGCAGTCCCATTCTCATGCCGCGTTCCCCCGTACCTCTCGCTCGATCCTCACCAAACCATGGGCGGCGGCATCACCGGCCAGCGCAAGAAGTCGATCCCGTTGATGGGCCAGCATGGCAAGGACTCGTTCATACTGGCTGCGCACGATCTCGGTGACTTCATCATCCAGACCGGCGGGTAGAGTCTTTCCGGCGACTTCCTCGACGCTGGCGTAGAAGACGGGCGCCTTGCCCAAGCCGTAGGCTCCAACTAGCCGCCGCGCAATCGCAGTTGCGCGTTCGATATCGCTGCCAATAAGTCCCCCTGAACCCAGTGACCGATCATCGAAAACAGCGGCTTCCGCGGCCATGCCTGCCAACGCAACCGCAATTCGGTTGAGAAGCGTAGTCTCCGTGGGAAGGTAGTCGTCGACAAGATCGTAGGAAGTCTGTCGGATGTCTCGACAGGATGGCTCAGGAACTTTCCGGAATTAGGTAGCAAATGCCACAAGGTTGAGCTGAAAAGCAAACGACAATCTAATATAGCAAAACGATCAAAAAAAGCTTCACAGAGGCGTTTGCCAGTTCGCAAAAACGGTCCTCTAGATCGGTGTCGTTACATTCAACTCACGCTCTATCGACCGAACAACTCCGAATGGGTGCCGAGCCTGACAAATTCAACGGAGTCATCATCACAGGTGTACACCAGCAGAAAGTCTCCACCGATATGAGCTTCCCGAGCGCCGTTCCATTCGCTCCCATTCAGCTCATGATCAGACCATTCGGGACCGAGTTTCTTTTTGAAGATGATGAGTGTCATCAACTCGGTGGCTCGGTTCATGTCGGATTTTCCCGCTT
This genomic interval carries:
- a CDS encoding AAA family ATPase; this translates as MRIEFVEIANFRKLLSTRIGLSPEKTVFVGANNSGKTSAITALRYFLVDRERSSFCLNDFTLAHWPTINTMGLTWEAAHIENQALPAPEWDPILPFLDVWLHVAEDEIHYVQKILPTLDWDGGLLGVRMRLEPKDATQLQREYVNARIQALALQAAGAALAAEQGKTAADFQVAIWPQNLVEFLQRRLTAFFTVRSYVLDPAACIDPVHGKAQPQDLNGSEPIDGDPFRGLIRIDEISAQRGFGVAGEDNNEDVAVTITGSRKLSVQLRQYYTRHLDPYENPDAQDLLALKAIEEAQKAFNLRLSDGFKSPLKEIHRLGYPGVTDPKLNISTRLRPVEGLNHDAAVQFVVPIHDGEAATDLYLPEDSNGLGYQNLISMVFRLMAFRDSWMRVGKAKHKASDDTIVPPMHLVLIEEPEVHLHTQVQQVFIRQAHKILRNHQDLGTGQNFVTQMVVSTHSSHVAHECEFDSLRYFRRLPGGEKSIPTSCVVNLGNAFGADPDTKRFVTRYLRVTHCDLFFADAAVLIEGPAERILVPNFVNYRTEFEKLSESYITWLEIGGSHAHKLRSLLEKIGLTTLVITDIDSCNAAGTSAAPVRGAGCTTRNATLRTWWPIINDLDPLLDKPEHEKVKTYADENFSVRVAYQSPIQATFKGETAEALSYTLEDAIVMANLHLFETLPGNGLIAKFRTAIADSADLNALSDALKTALEGGSKAEFALDLLEIEDPRSLTPPAYIKEGLLWLAGQLEQKQVELGLVQIVENDDAPPAGEAPEEAAA
- a CDS encoding UvrD-helicase domain-containing protein yields the protein MNNLATATSNVTLDDHVEDELAKFLSLEKPTSFFLFAGAGSGKTRSLVNALKYLAKTYRDVLRLRGRQVAVITYTNAACDEINRRTEYDPLFVVRTIHSFAWSQIQGFNTDIRAWLKDNLQREIADLKAEEAKGRAGTKASAARQAQIDSKQRRFDRLTEIRTFTYNPSGDNRERNALNHSEVIKIFSTFLLTKPLMQRMFVEKFPFLLIDESQDTSRALIDALFAVQNAHADRFCLGLIGDTMQRIYPDGKERIESEIPKSWATPEKKLNHRCPKRIVRLINKIRGDADDHKQEPRDDQPEGWARLFVFPIDVADKPTVEQGVRDYMMRLTGDRDWSDVSKCKILTLEHHMAARRMGFLQMFEALASVDDYRTSFLDGSFAPSRFFTHYVLPLVTAQQKGDKFASTKLARESSPLLSKEILKGNDRPIAQLRAAQAAIDSLMTLWASGEPTCAAVTANITETNLFAIPESLKAALAAKQATATETPGDEEADPVSDQIAALVAFLDCPFSEIAPYAAYVAHQAPFDTHQGVKGLEFERVMVLMDDGEARGFLFGYDKLLGAKAPTAADIKNVQDGKETSLDRTRRLFYVTCSRARSSLALVAYSPDPVAVRAHVIANGWFAAEEVLSEIPSHPNV
- a CDS encoding type II toxin-antitoxin system YafQ family toxin, translating into MKDWDRYNKAGKSDMNRATELMTLIIFKKKLGPEWSDHELNGSEWNGAREAHIGGDFLLVYTCDDDSVEFVRLGTHSELFGR